A stretch of the Vitis riparia cultivar Riparia Gloire de Montpellier isolate 1030 chromosome 13, EGFV_Vit.rip_1.0, whole genome shotgun sequence genome encodes the following:
- the LOC117928990 gene encoding transcription factor GTE6, which yields MEPMDASISDTRNMETGKNQGNAAQVESFKSRVDDMFTKVDKLEQKVNEVEQFYLTASKKQLNVSKGSSIVKDKDKERHVASVKKQQQDASRREAAAAKRMQELMRQFGTILRQITQHKWAWPFMQPVDVEGLGLHDYYEVIEKPMDFSTIKNKMEAKDGAGYKNVREICADVRLVFKNAMKYNDERRDVHVMAKTLLGKFEEKWLQLLPKVAEEDKRQEEEEAEAQLDMHLAQEAAHAKMARDISNELYEIDMHLDEVREMIVQKCRKTSTEEKRKLGVALTRLSAEDLSKALEIVAQCNPSFQATAEEVHLDIDAQSESTLWRLKFFVKDALEIQGKSSASMGGNNTATTTNNNHPTTTNNNKRKKEICDAIAKTAKKKNKKLPLD from the exons ATGGAACCAATGGATGCATCAATTTCAGATACTAGGAACATGGAAACGGGAAAGAACCAAGGTAATGCTGCACAGGTGGAGAGTTTCAAGTCTCGCGTTGATGATATGTTCACAAAGGTTGACAAG CTTGAGCAAAAAGTGAATGAGGTTGAGCAATTCTACTTGACTGCAAGTAAGAAGCAATTGAATGTTTCTAAAGGTAGTTCAATTGTGAAGGATAAGGATAAGGAGAGACATGTTGCTAGTGTAAAAAAGCAGCAGCAAGATGCATCACGCAGGGAAGCAGCTGCTGCAAAGAGAATGCAAGAGCTTATGCGTCAGTTTGGCACAATATTACGTCAG ATCACGCAGCACAAGTGGGCCTGGCCCTTTATGCAGCCTGTAGATGTTGAAGGCCTTGGTTTGCATGACTATTATGAG GTTATTGAGAAGCCCATGGACTTcagtacaataaaaaataaaatggaagcaAAGGATGGTGCCGGATATAAGAATGTCAGGGAGATATGTGCTGATGTGAGGTTGGTTTTCAAGAATGCAATGAAGTATAATGATGAAAGAAGAGATGTTCACGTTATGGCCAAAACTTTGTTGGGGAAATTTGAGGAGAAGTGGCTCCAGCTTCTGCCAAAAGTTGCAGAAGAG GACAAAAGacaagaagaggaagaagcagAGGCACAATTAGATATGCATCTTGCCCAGGAGGCTGCTCATGCCAAAATGGCTAGAGATATAAGTAATGAG CTTTACGAGATTGATATGCATTTGGATGAAGTCAGAGAAATGATTGTTCAGAAGTGCAG AAAAACATCAActgaagagaaaagaaaacttggAGTTGCCCTCACTAGATTGTCCGCAGAAGATCTCAGTAAGGCTCTGGAGATTGTTGCTCAGTGCAACCCAAGCTTCCAAGCCACAGCTGAGGAGGTGCACCTTGACATTGATGCACAG AGCGAGTCCACCTTATGGAGGTTGAAGTTTTTTGTGAAGGATGCGTTGGAAATCCAGGGAAAGAGTTCAGCAAGCATGGGGGGAAACAACACGGCCACCACCACCAATAACAACCACCCCACCACCACCAACAACAACAAACGGAAAAAAGAGATATGTGATGCTATTGCCAAGACtgcaaagaagaagaataaaaagcTCCCTCTTGATTAA
- the LOC117929139 gene encoding uncharacterized protein LOC117929139 — protein MGRVALLHLLRSQSRRISSTNALSGYHPHRFGIWPHSPSAKPNINSAIQLAASQRRWASKARTAEDDSKISIGPQRGREMEEDEKDSRIVYHGPISSTVKKVKLLSLSTCCLSVSLGPVITFMTSPEMNVILKGAVASSVIFLSASTTAALHWFVSPYVHKLRWQPGSDTFEVEMMSWLATYLPKTLKFADIRPPETNRPFVTFKANGNFYFVDAEHCHNKALLAKLTPQKGAHESAFKNL, from the coding sequence GTTATCATCCTCATAGATTCGGAATATGGCCACATTCCCCAAGTGCCAAACCAAACATTAATTCTGCCATCCAGCTTGCTGCTTCCCAGAGAAGATGGGCATCTAAAGCCAGAACCGCAGAAGATGATAGCAAGATTAGCATTGGACCACAAAGAGGGAGAGAAATGGAGGAAGATGAAAAAGATTCTAGGATTGTTTACCATGGGCCTATCTCATCTACAGTAAAGAAAGTGAAGCTTCTCTCTCTTTCCACCTGCTGCCTCTCAGTATCTCTAGGGCCTGTTATCACTTTCATGACATCCCCTGAAATGAATGTGATCCTCAAGGGTGCGGTTGCATCTTCTGTGATATTCCTCAGTGCTTCTACCACTGCTGCCCTTCACTGGTTCGTAAGCCCGTACGTTCACAAGCTCAGATGGCAGCCAGGTTCAGACACATTTGAAGTGGAGATGATGTCATGGCTGGCAACATACCTTCCAAAGACTCTAAAGTTTGCTGATATCCGCCCACCAGAGACCAATAGGCCTTTTGTGACATTCAAGGCCAATGGAAATTTCTACTTTGTCGACGCGGAACACTGTCATAACAAGGCTTTGTTAGCAAAACTGACCCCTCAGAAAGGAGCCCATGAATCTGCTTTTAAGAACTTGTGA